The following proteins come from a genomic window of Heyndrickxia acidicola:
- a CDS encoding thioredoxin family protein encodes MKQIKIEQEFRDQIVQDQLTVGIFTATWCPDCKRLDMFIDEITAEHPDKQWFKIDRDEFPEISEEQNVMGTPSLLVFKNGEKLAHLHSANAKTADSVREFLNNL; translated from the coding sequence ATGAAACAAATCAAAATAGAGCAAGAATTTCGTGATCAAATTGTCCAAGATCAACTTACAGTTGGAATTTTTACGGCAACTTGGTGCCCGGACTGCAAACGTTTAGATATGTTCATTGATGAAATTACAGCGGAGCATCCAGATAAACAATGGTTTAAAATTGATCGTGATGAGTTCCCGGAAATTTCTGAGGAACAAAATGTAATGGGAACTCCATCATTATTAGTATTCAAAAATGGTGAAAAACTTGCTCATTTGCATAGTGCGAATGCCAAAACTGCAGATTCAGTAAGAGAATTCTTAAACAACTTATAA
- a CDS encoding OsmC family protein, which translates to MANVTERITGVSQGLQTKVRSVNHHFIVDEPQAMGGKDEGSNPLATLLGALAGCENIIANMVAKDINFDLQGIEFDIRGELDTRGLMGEPNVRPYFEKVTVHAKVKTTEAEERIKELQEKTDLRCPVFTTLKAAGVEMVPNWVKA; encoded by the coding sequence ATGGCAAACGTGACAGAACGAATTACAGGTGTTTCTCAAGGATTGCAAACAAAAGTGAGATCTGTCAACCACCATTTTATTGTAGATGAACCTCAAGCTATGGGAGGAAAGGACGAGGGTTCAAATCCACTTGCCACATTACTAGGCGCACTTGCCGGCTGTGAGAACATTATTGCTAACATGGTAGCAAAAGACATAAATTTTGATTTACAAGGAATTGAATTCGACATTCGTGGCGAACTTGATACTCGAGGGTTAATGGGAGAACCTAATGTTCGTCCCTATTTTGAAAAAGTAACCGTACATGCAAAAGTAAAAACAACTGAAGCAGAAGAAAGAATCAAAGAACTACAAGAAAAAACGGATCTTCGTTGTCCTGTATTCACAACACTTAAAGCTGCCGGAGTAGAAATGGTCCCAAATTGGGTAAAAGCATAA
- a CDS encoding carboxymuconolactone decarboxylase family protein gives MSSNLYTKEHTQKLALLKDLAPEQLKAFNDFNVAVFKEGALTIKEKEIVAVAIAHITQCPYCIESHTKKAKKAGASLEELVEAIFVATAVEAGGVVTHSTHVHNAKNVDASDVLYARSNLKNLSNLGKFAPEGFKGYSVFSAAATKEGILTAKFKEIIATASGVASQCPYCIDVHTKKAEKLGATSEELAEAIMVTSALRAGGSYAHMANMIQSYQD, from the coding sequence ATGTCATCAAATCTATATACAAAAGAACATACACAAAAATTAGCTTTATTAAAAGATCTTGCACCAGAACAATTAAAAGCCTTTAATGATTTTAATGTTGCAGTATTTAAAGAAGGTGCTCTTACCATAAAAGAGAAAGAAATTGTTGCTGTAGCAATTGCTCATATCACTCAGTGTCCGTATTGCATTGAATCTCATACTAAGAAAGCAAAAAAAGCAGGAGCATCATTGGAAGAATTAGTTGAAGCTATATTTGTTGCAACGGCTGTGGAAGCAGGGGGCGTCGTTACTCATAGTACGCATGTACATAACGCAAAAAATGTAGATGCATCAGATGTTCTTTATGCCCGTTCCAATTTAAAAAATTTAAGCAACCTGGGTAAATTTGCTCCTGAAGGATTCAAAGGCTATTCAGTATTTAGCGCTGCTGCCACTAAAGAAGGAATACTCACTGCTAAATTTAAAGAAATTATCGCGACTGCATCTGGAGTGGCCAGTCAATGTCCATATTGCATCGACGTTCATACTAAAAAAGCAGAAAAACTCGGCGCAACAAGTGAAGAACTCGCAGAAGCTATTATGGTTACTTCCGCATTACGCGCAGGCGGTTCCTATGCACACATGGCTAATATGATTCAAAGTTATCAAGATTGA
- a CDS encoding TetR/AcrR family transcriptional regulator has translation MSSKKQEIIQIAREIIHSKGYQATSVSDIMAATNIGKGQFYHYFQSKHDLGLAVVEELVKDWDGQLLIGILNTSDDPVTKLNRMLKWAETSHAEMEIKNGCAMGNLAIEMSNQDEEFRVKIEEFFHHWVNSVADILSEMIENHQLDDSINPKKNAESIVAMIEGGILLMVSRQNIQVLQDIFEVIKQQYRLN, from the coding sequence GTGTCTTCCAAAAAACAGGAAATTATACAAATAGCTAGAGAGATTATACACTCAAAGGGTTACCAAGCGACATCAGTCAGCGATATTATGGCAGCTACTAATATAGGAAAGGGACAATTTTACCATTATTTTCAATCAAAACATGATCTTGGATTAGCTGTTGTAGAAGAGTTAGTCAAAGATTGGGATGGACAGTTACTAATCGGAATTCTGAATACTTCAGATGACCCTGTTACTAAGTTAAATCGGATGCTCAAATGGGCCGAGACAAGTCATGCAGAAATGGAAATTAAGAACGGATGTGCAATGGGAAATTTGGCAATTGAAATGAGTAACCAAGATGAGGAATTTCGAGTGAAAATAGAAGAATTTTTTCATCATTGGGTAAACTCAGTCGCTGATATTTTATCGGAAATGATTGAGAATCACCAGTTAGATGATTCAATTAATCCGAAAAAAAACGCAGAATCTATTGTTGCCATGATTGAAGGCGGAATTTTACTAATGGTAAGCCGACAAAATATCCAAGTATTACAAGATATTTTTGAAGTAATTAAACAACAGTATCGTTTAAATTAA